The following coding sequences lie in one Flavobacterium sp. 20NA77.7 genomic window:
- the rocD gene encoding ornithine--oxo-acid transaminase, whose protein sequence is MSVIEKNPVHFGTAEAIALEDQFGAHNYHPLPVVLSKGEGVYVWDVEGKKYFDFLSAYSAVNQGHCHPKIVNALIEQAKTLTLTSRAFYNDKLGVYEKYITEYFGFDKVLPMNTGAEAVETAIKICRKWAYEKKGIAEKQAQIIVCENNFHGRTTTIISFSNDENARKNFGPYTEGFIKIPYDDSAALEQVLASSPTIAGFLVEPIQGEAGVYVPSEDFITKAKALCEKYNVLFIADEVQTGVARTGSLLAVCGNCICENKCERQATYVQPDILILGKAVSGGVYPVSAVLANDEIMNVIKPGQHGSTFGGNPVAAAVAMAALEVVADENLAQNARRLGKIFREEVEKYIQTSNIAILVRGKGLLNAVVINDTEESDTAWNICVRLAEKGLLAKPTHGNIIRFAPPLVMTEEELRTCIDILLETLKEFEK, encoded by the coding sequence ATGTCAGTTATAGAAAAAAATCCCGTACACTTCGGGACGGCTGAAGCCATAGCTTTAGAAGATCAATTCGGAGCACACAACTACCACCCACTTCCTGTAGTATTAAGTAAAGGCGAAGGCGTTTACGTTTGGGATGTTGAAGGAAAAAAATATTTTGATTTTCTCTCTGCCTATTCGGCAGTTAATCAAGGGCACTGCCATCCAAAAATTGTAAATGCTTTAATTGAACAAGCCAAAACCTTAACCTTGACCTCTCGTGCATTTTATAATGATAAGTTAGGGGTGTATGAAAAATATATTACAGAATATTTTGGATTTGATAAGGTATTGCCTATGAATACAGGAGCTGAAGCAGTAGAGACAGCAATCAAAATCTGTAGAAAATGGGCTTACGAAAAGAAAGGAATTGCCGAAAAACAAGCCCAAATTATTGTTTGCGAAAATAATTTTCACGGGAGAACGACCACTATTATTTCTTTTTCAAATGATGAAAATGCCCGAAAAAACTTTGGCCCTTATACAGAAGGATTTATTAAAATACCTTATGACGATAGTGCAGCATTAGAACAAGTATTAGCATCATCACCTACTATTGCCGGCTTTTTAGTTGAACCTATTCAAGGCGAAGCAGGGGTTTATGTGCCTTCTGAAGATTTTATAACAAAAGCAAAAGCATTATGCGAAAAATACAATGTATTGTTTATTGCTGATGAAGTACAAACAGGTGTTGCTCGAACAGGTTCATTATTAGCCGTTTGTGGTAATTGTATTTGTGAAAATAAATGTGAAAGACAAGCGACATATGTACAACCTGATATTTTAATATTAGGTAAAGCAGTTTCTGGAGGAGTGTATCCCGTTTCGGCAGTATTAGCAAATGATGAAATAATGAATGTCATTAAGCCAGGTCAACATGGTTCTACCTTTGGAGGAAATCCTGTTGCGGCTGCGGTTGCAATGGCTGCTTTAGAGGTTGTTGCGGACGAAAACTTAGCTCAAAATGCACGAAGATTAGGAAAAATCTTCAGGGAAGAAGTAGAGAAATATATACAAACGTCAAACATAGCTATTCTAGTAAGAGGAAAAGGTTTGTTGAATGCTGTAGTGATTAATGATACTGAAGAAAGTGATACAGCTTGGAATATTTGTGTGCGACTTGCCGAAAAAGGATTGTTAGCTAAACCTACTCATGGAAATATTATTCGTTTTGCACCACCATTAGTAATGACGGAAGAAGAATTAAGAACGTGTATAGATATACTGCTCGAAACATTGAAAGAGTTCGAAAAATAA
- a CDS encoding DUF1697 domain-containing protein, protein MHTHLALLRGINVSGHNMIKMDVLKSILEQAGFVNVQTYIQSGNVFVDTEEENSASVGFKIKQEIFKQLGLEVPVVVISKKDLELCFKNNPYLKEKNLDTKKLYVAFISKGLPVSAINDLKISQFKPDEAAVDQNKIYIKYAVGAGNTRLDQKYIEKKLHVVATIRNWNTVTKLLEMFE, encoded by the coding sequence ATGCACACACACTTAGCTTTGCTTAGAGGTATCAATGTTTCTGGACACAACATGATTAAAATGGATGTTTTAAAATCAATTTTAGAACAAGCAGGATTTGTAAATGTGCAAACCTACATTCAATCGGGTAATGTTTTTGTAGATACGGAAGAAGAAAATAGTGCGAGTGTGGGGTTTAAAATTAAGCAAGAAATTTTCAAACAATTAGGTTTAGAGGTTCCGGTTGTGGTTATTAGTAAAAAAGATTTAGAATTGTGTTTTAAAAATAACCCGTACCTAAAAGAAAAAAACCTCGATACTAAAAAACTATATGTGGCTTTTATCTCAAAAGGACTGCCAGTTTCTGCTATAAATGATTTAAAAATTAGCCAATTTAAACCTGATGAAGCCGCTGTAGACCAAAATAAAATTTACATAAAGTATGCTGTTGGTGCAGGAAATACAAGATTAGATCAAAAATATATAGAAAAGAAATTACATGTGGTTGCGACCATTCGTAATTGGAATACGGTAACGAAGTTATTGGAAATGTTTGAGTAA
- the rlmD gene encoding 23S rRNA (uracil(1939)-C(5))-methyltransferase RlmD — protein sequence MGRKKTDKIVFENVEILDAGAKGVSVAKAPDGKVIFIPNVVPGDVADIQTFKKRKAYYEGKATKIHSFSTHRVAPVCEHFGVCGGCKWQNMNYDQQLVYKNQEVYNNLKRIGKIDLPEFEPILGSAKHFFYRNKMEFGFSSSRWMTDAEIQSGEDLDNKNAVGFHIPRMWDKILDITTCHLQQDPSNAIRNEIRTFANAANLSFFNPRNHEGLLRTLMIRTASTGELMVLIQFFENDKKNIELLMNFLAERFPEITSLQYVINQKLNDTLYDQDIILFKGRDYILEEMEGLQFSINAKSFYQTNSEQAYELYKITRDFAELTGNEIVYDLYTGTGTIAQFVSKKAKKVIGVEAVPEAIADAKINAERNQITNCDFFVGDMKNVFNDEFISTHGQPDVIITDPPRDGMHKDVVEQILKIAPKKVVYVSCNSATQARDLALLDEKYSVTRVRPVDMFPQTHHVENVVLLELRTKN from the coding sequence ATGGGAAGAAAGAAAACAGACAAAATCGTATTCGAAAACGTAGAAATCCTTGATGCAGGCGCAAAAGGTGTATCGGTAGCAAAAGCTCCTGATGGCAAAGTAATTTTTATTCCGAATGTGGTGCCAGGCGATGTGGCAGACATTCAAACCTTCAAAAAAAGAAAAGCCTATTATGAAGGAAAAGCCACTAAAATACATTCCTTTTCCACGCATCGTGTTGCCCCCGTTTGTGAGCATTTTGGCGTGTGTGGGGGTTGCAAGTGGCAAAACATGAACTACGACCAACAATTAGTATATAAAAACCAAGAAGTTTATAATAATTTGAAACGCATTGGGAAAATTGATTTACCCGAGTTTGAACCCATTTTAGGCTCAGCCAAACATTTTTTTTACAGAAATAAAATGGAATTTGGCTTTTCTTCTTCAAGATGGATGACAGATGCCGAAATTCAATCAGGTGAAGATTTAGACAATAAAAATGCTGTTGGGTTTCACATTCCACGTATGTGGGATAAAATTTTAGACATTACTACTTGTCATTTACAGCAAGACCCTTCTAATGCGATTCGTAATGAGATACGAACCTTTGCTAACGCTGCTAATTTATCTTTTTTCAATCCCAGAAATCACGAAGGCCTTTTGCGAACTTTAATGATACGAACAGCATCTACAGGAGAGCTAATGGTGTTGATTCAGTTTTTTGAAAATGACAAAAAAAATATCGAATTGCTTATGAATTTCTTAGCAGAGCGTTTTCCAGAGATTACATCTTTACAATATGTAATTAATCAAAAATTGAATGACACACTCTACGATCAAGATATTATTTTATTTAAAGGCAGAGATTATATTTTGGAAGAAATGGAAGGTTTACAATTTAGTATCAATGCTAAATCTTTTTATCAAACCAATTCAGAACAAGCCTATGAATTGTATAAAATTACGAGAGATTTTGCCGAATTAACAGGTAATGAAATCGTTTATGATTTATATACAGGAACAGGCACTATTGCACAATTTGTGTCAAAAAAAGCTAAAAAAGTAATTGGCGTAGAAGCCGTTCCTGAAGCTATTGCTGATGCCAAAATTAATGCGGAACGCAATCAAATTACGAATTGCGATTTTTTTGTAGGCGACATGAAAAATGTATTTAATGATGAATTCATTAGTACACATGGACAACCCGACGTAATCATTACTGACCCACCTCGAGACGGCATGCACAAAGATGTAGTGGAACAAATTTTAAAAATTGCACCTAAAAAAGTAGTCTATGTAAGTTGTAATTCGGCTACTCAGGCTAGAGATTTAGCACTGCTAGATGAAAAATACAGCGTAACACGTGTGCGTCCGGTAGACATGTTTCCGCAAACACATCATGTAGAAAACGTGGTTTTATTAGAATTACGCACTAAAAATTAA
- a CDS encoding DUF6452 family protein, translated as MNGKLLLLLGLTFLLSSCEKDDICAESTPTTPKVVIEFYDAANPTTAKNVSNLVVTSPDFTKALSPFSGTNKIKVPLKTFQDNTVLHFIQNGGTTLTTDDNLDVLTFSYSRTTSYVSRACGFRTLFSLNTVNPVVLTPDSNNWIQNIVIVQSSIANETETHVKLYF; from the coding sequence ATGAACGGTAAATTATTGCTACTATTAGGACTTACTTTTTTGCTATCTAGTTGTGAAAAAGATGATATTTGTGCCGAAAGCACCCCTACAACACCCAAAGTTGTCATTGAATTTTACGATGCCGCTAATCCAACTACAGCAAAAAACGTGTCCAACTTAGTCGTAACTTCTCCAGACTTTACAAAAGCGTTGAGTCCTTTTTCAGGGACCAATAAAATTAAAGTTCCGCTAAAAACATTTCAAGACAATACCGTTTTACATTTTATTCAAAATGGGGGAACAACCCTAACTACAGACGATAATTTAGATGTACTTACCTTCTCCTATTCCAGAACTACGTCTTATGTGTCTAGAGCTTGTGGATTTAGAACCTTATTTTCATTAAACACTGTAAATCCAGTTGTACTCACGCCTGACAGCAACAATTGGATACAAAATATAGTCATCGTACAATCATCTATTGCTAACGAAACTGAAACCCATGTTAAACTCTATTTTTAA
- a CDS encoding DUF6048 family protein — protein sequence MLNSIFKILLICFCVVSTAQNKPVAKDSIKISQRYGLRVGIDAYRISRSFYDKNYKGLEFVADYRLTKKFYIAGELGNEQKTVNDDQLNYTAKGTYFKVGFDFNAYENWLDMENLIYIGMRAGVGSFSQTLNHYTIYQAGSNFGQNTIISGEKWNGLSANWLEVVTGLKAKVFNNVFVGFSARLNYMMTNKTPDGFANLYIPGFNKTYEGSKFGAGFNYSISYFIPIYKKNKTVAKHD from the coding sequence ATGTTAAACTCTATTTTTAAAATACTACTTATTTGTTTTTGTGTGGTGAGTACGGCACAAAATAAACCCGTTGCAAAAGATTCCATTAAAATTTCGCAACGCTACGGATTAAGAGTTGGAATTGACGCGTACCGAATTTCAAGATCTTTCTATGATAAAAATTATAAAGGCTTAGAATTTGTAGCCGATTATCGTTTAACAAAAAAGTTTTATATAGCGGGAGAACTTGGGAACGAACAAAAAACAGTAAACGACGACCAACTCAACTATACCGCAAAAGGCACTTATTTTAAAGTAGGTTTTGATTTTAATGCGTATGAAAATTGGCTCGACATGGAAAACCTCATTTATATAGGTATGCGTGCGGGTGTAGGAAGTTTTAGCCAAACCTTAAACCACTATACCATTTACCAAGCGGGAAGTAATTTTGGACAAAACACCATTATTTCTGGGGAAAAATGGAATGGCCTTTCTGCAAATTGGCTAGAAGTCGTAACAGGACTTAAAGCAAAAGTTTTTAATAATGTATTTGTAGGATTCTCTGCTCGCCTCAACTACATGATGACGAACAAAACGCCTGATGGATTTGCTAATTTATACATTCCCGGATTCAATAAAACGTATGAAGGGAGTAAATTTGGCGCAGGTTTTAATTACAGCATAAGCTACTTTATTCCTATTTATAAGAAAAATAAAACCGTGGCAAAACATGACTAA
- a CDS encoding THUMP domain-containing class I SAM-dependent RNA methyltransferase — MENYKMVAKTFFGFEELLEKELLQLGAQQVQKGTRMVSFYGDKGFMYKANLALRTALKILKPIHTFKATHEKGLYAGIQAIDWSTYLSVQQSFVIETTIYSETFTHSQFVSLKVKDAIVDQFREKTGLRPNIDKDFPDLRIHVHIDRELCTVSLDTSGTSLHQRGYRTATNIAPINEVLAAGILLLSGWDGQAHFIDPMCGSGTLLAEAAMIACNIPANINRKEFAFEKWQDWDSVLFDTILEALLKKTKEFHYTITGYDKAPSAVRKAKDNLENANLDEYVSISQEDFFETEKAVQGPLHMVFNPPYGERLDIQMERFYREIGDTMKQKYPNTTAWFITSNLEALKFVGLRPSRKIKLFNGKLEARLVKYELYEGSKKGKYMNN, encoded by the coding sequence ATGGAAAATTATAAAATGGTAGCCAAAACGTTTTTTGGCTTTGAAGAACTACTTGAAAAAGAACTGTTACAGTTAGGTGCGCAACAGGTACAGAAAGGAACCCGAATGGTTAGTTTTTATGGCGATAAAGGATTTATGTACAAAGCAAATTTAGCTTTGCGTACAGCATTAAAAATACTAAAACCGATACACACTTTTAAAGCTACGCATGAAAAAGGCCTGTATGCAGGGATACAAGCTATAGACTGGTCGACTTATCTATCGGTACAGCAATCTTTTGTAATTGAAACAACTATATATTCTGAAACGTTTACGCATTCGCAATTCGTTTCTTTAAAAGTAAAAGATGCTATTGTAGATCAGTTTAGAGAAAAAACGGGACTGCGCCCAAATATTGATAAGGATTTTCCTGATTTACGAATTCATGTACATATTGATAGAGAATTGTGTACGGTTTCGTTAGATACTTCGGGGACGTCTTTGCATCAGAGAGGGTATCGTACGGCGACTAATATTGCACCTATCAATGAAGTATTAGCCGCAGGTATTTTGCTTTTATCAGGTTGGGACGGACAGGCTCATTTTATTGATCCTATGTGTGGTAGTGGCACCTTGTTAGCCGAAGCGGCTATGATAGCTTGTAACATTCCAGCTAATATTAATCGTAAAGAATTTGCTTTTGAAAAATGGCAAGATTGGGATAGTGTGCTGTTTGATACTATTTTAGAAGCGTTACTAAAGAAGACTAAAGAGTTTCATTATACAATTACAGGTTATGACAAAGCGCCTAGCGCCGTTAGAAAAGCTAAAGATAATTTAGAGAATGCTAATTTAGATGAGTATGTGTCTATTTCTCAAGAAGATTTCTTTGAAACGGAGAAAGCGGTTCAAGGTCCATTGCACATGGTGTTTAATCCGCCTTATGGTGAGCGTTTAGATATTCAGATGGAGCGTTTTTATAGAGAAATTGGCGATACTATGAAACAAAAATATCCAAATACTACCGCATGGTTTATTACTTCAAATTTAGAAGCCTTAAAGTTTGTGGGACTTAGACCCTCTCGAAAAATAAAATTATTTAATGGAAAACTTGAAGCTAGATTGGTGAAGTATGAACTATATGAAGGCAGCAAGAAAGGGAAATATATGAATAATTAG
- a CDS encoding class I SAM-dependent methyltransferase produces MNSILMIMNSPQAEANWFESWFNTPYYHILYKDRDDSEAQLFMDNLTHYLNLPENGSILDLACGKGRHAVYLNQLGYQVTGMDISENSIAHASQYANESLQFKVHDMREPITEQFDAVFNLFTSFGYFDETADNIKALHVIKNSLSEYGFGVIDFLNASYVIANLVPEETKHIDGITFNIKRYVEHKKIIKEIEVIDNDKTFLFKEKVSALYLEDFEKMMEQCGIYMLDIFGDYKLKKFYKNESERLIMIFK; encoded by the coding sequence ATGAATTCAATTTTAATGATAATGAATAGCCCGCAAGCAGAAGCAAATTGGTTTGAATCGTGGTTCAACACACCTTATTATCACATACTTTATAAGGACAGAGACGACAGCGAAGCACAACTATTTATGGATAATTTAACCCATTATCTTAATCTTCCCGAAAACGGAAGTATTTTAGATTTGGCTTGTGGTAAAGGAAGACATGCCGTTTATTTAAATCAATTGGGCTACCAAGTTACAGGAATGGATATTTCTGAAAACAGCATTGCACACGCCTCACAATACGCTAATGAAAGCTTACAATTTAAGGTACATGATATGCGTGAGCCTATAACAGAACAATTTGATGCAGTTTTTAATTTATTTACCAGTTTTGGTTATTTTGACGAAACTGCAGATAATATTAAAGCATTACACGTAATTAAAAATAGCCTTTCAGAATATGGCTTTGGTGTTATCGATTTTTTAAACGCCAGTTATGTAATTGCAAATCTTGTTCCTGAAGAGACAAAACACATTGACGGCATTACATTTAACATTAAACGCTATGTTGAACATAAAAAAATAATCAAAGAAATAGAGGTCATTGATAATGACAAAACTTTTCTGTTTAAAGAAAAAGTTTCGGCACTCTACCTAGAAGACTTTGAAAAAATGATGGAGCAATGTGGCATTTATATGTTAGATATTTTTGGTGATTATAAATTAAAGAAATTCTACAAAAACGAATCAGAACGACTAATCATGATTTTTAAATAA
- a CDS encoding ZIP family metal transporter yields MKYTVYLFPFLSVLIGYLIALFVTPKNKKNIKLLLAFSGSFLLSLTVMHLLPGIYASEISHHDAHEHVHSTIGLYIMLGIVFQIILEYFSKGAEHGHVHGHEKMNQIPWLLFISLCVHAVLEGIPINNDNHLAFGIAIHHLPIAMILTLFFKNAALDKKAILFFMIVFALMTPVGTLLAKELTFIQTYQAQALGFVVGILFHISSTIIFETSEGHKFNLAKLLAIAFGIVIASFM; encoded by the coding sequence ATGAAATATACCGTATATCTATTTCCATTTTTATCTGTCCTTATAGGCTATTTAATTGCCTTATTTGTTACGCCTAAAAACAAAAAAAACATCAAATTGCTTTTAGCCTTTAGTGGTTCTTTTTTATTGTCATTAACCGTTATGCACTTACTTCCGGGTATTTATGCTTCAGAAATAAGTCATCATGACGCACATGAGCATGTACATTCAACTATAGGATTGTACATTATGCTGGGAATCGTTTTCCAAATCATCTTAGAATATTTTTCAAAAGGTGCTGAACACGGACATGTTCACGGACACGAAAAAATGAATCAAATTCCATGGTTACTTTTCATCAGTTTATGTGTACACGCTGTACTTGAAGGAATTCCCATAAATAACGATAACCATCTCGCTTTTGGCATAGCCATTCACCATCTTCCCATAGCAATGATATTGACACTTTTCTTTAAAAATGCGGCACTTGATAAAAAAGCGATTTTATTTTTTATGATAGTATTTGCATTAATGACACCTGTGGGCACTTTATTAGCAAAAGAATTAACCTTTATACAAACTTACCAAGCTCAGGCATTAGGCTTTGTAGTAGGTATATTATTTCACATATCATCAACCATTATTTTTGAAACCAGTGAAGGACATAAATTTAACTTAGCCAAGCTCTTAGCCATTGCTTTTGGTATTGTAATAGCAAGTTTTATGTAG
- a CDS encoding Dps family protein produces the protein MTQFNSLGLDQPKLETLATKLNILLANYSIFYQNTRGFHWNIKGKNFFELHLKFEELYTNLQLKIDEIAERILTLGYCPNHNFSDYQKTATITEIKETTKDTIAIATIIESLATLIQLQRIILKLTQEIDDEGTSSLMSDNIREQEKLIWMYKAYIS, from the coding sequence ATGACACAGTTCAATTCACTTGGCTTAGACCAACCAAAATTGGAAACATTAGCTACAAAGCTAAATATTCTACTAGCAAATTATTCTATATTTTATCAAAATACAAGAGGATTTCATTGGAACATCAAAGGAAAAAATTTCTTTGAATTACACCTAAAATTTGAAGAACTATACACCAACCTTCAACTTAAAATAGACGAAATAGCAGAAAGAATATTAACGTTAGGGTATTGTCCAAATCATAATTTTAGCGACTATCAAAAAACCGCTACCATTACAGAGATAAAAGAAACAACAAAAGATACGATTGCTATAGCAACTATCATTGAATCTTTAGCAACCTTAATTCAGCTACAACGTATCATTTTAAAATTAACACAAGAAATAGACGACGAAGGTACGTCTTCCCTTATGAGTGACAATATTAGAGAACAAGAAAAACTAATTTGGATGTATAAAGCGTATATTTCATAA